DNA from Mesorhizobium loti R88b:
TCGTTCCGGCCCTATTTGCCGATTTCCGAAGTTGGCGGGCCGAAGGATTTCTACAGCTTCGACAACTACCTGACCTTCTTTCACAGCCCGATCCACATCCAGGTGTTCGTCTGGACGATCGTCTACAGCACGGTCGTCACGGTCCTCTGCTTCGTGATCGCCTATCCGCTCGCCTACTATCTGTCCAAGGTGGCGCGCAGCAATCTGCTGCCGACGCTGTTCCTGCTCATCCTTGTTCCGTTGTGGGTGAGCGAGGTGCTGCGGTCGTTTGCCTGGTTCATCATCCTGGCGCTCAAGGGGCCGCTCAATATCCTGTTGCTCGGCATCGGTGTCATCGACCAGCCTATCCGCTGGCTTACAGGCTTTCGCGGCGTCATCATCGGCCTGGTGTATACCTACGTGCTGTTCATGCTGTTTCCGCTTTACAACGCCATCCAGTCGCTCGACACCAACCAGATCGAGGCCGCCGAAGATCTGGGGTCACCGTGGTGGCGAACGCATTGGCGGGTGATCCTGCCGCACGCCAAGCCGGGTATCGCATCGGGGTCGGTGATGGTGTTCATGCTGTCGGCCGGCTCGATCCTGGTGCCGACGCTGCTGGCATCCACGTCGTCGCGGTGGTTCACGGAGATCATCCAGCAATGGATGTTCGAATCGCAGGACTGGAACACCGGCTCGGCCTATGCCTTCATGCTGCTGCTGCTGTGCACGATCTTTGTCTCGGTGGTGATGCGGCTGTTCCGCGTCAAACTGTCGGACATCGCGAAATGAGTCCGTCATGAGCCAGGCGCGCCGATCCGATTGGCTGTTCCACGCCTACATGGTGGTGTTCCTGCTCTATATGCTGCTGCCGCTGGTGGTGATGGGCGGTGCCGCCTTCAACGATTCCCGCTTCCCGTCCGTCTATCCGTGGGTCGGCTTCACCGATCGCTGGTTCGTCGAGTTGTGGAATGACGGGCGGCTGTGGGGTGCGTTCCGCAACACGCTGTTCGTGGCGCTCGCGGTCGTTGGATTGTCCATTCCCATCGGAACCGCTGCCGCCATCCTGATCAACAGCCTGTCCGGCGCCGCACGCTCGGTCCTCTATGGCCTGATGGTCGCGCCGGTGCTGACGCCCGGCGCCGTGATCGGTATCTCGACCCTGCTGTTCTGGAACAAGTTCTCGGTTCCGGCCGGGCTGCATTTGTCGGTGCTCGGCCAGGTCTCCTATATCGCCGCCTTTGTCATGCTTCTCGTGCTGGCCCGGCTGCAGAGTTTCGACCGGCAGTTGGAGGAGGCAGCGCTCGACCTCGGCGCAAGCCACGCGCAGGTGCTGCGGCGCATCTTGCTGCCGCATCTCTACCCGGCGATCGGCGCGGGTGCGGCGATCGCTTTCTTTCAGTCGATCGAGAATTTCAACACGACGCTGTTCACGCGCGGAACTTACGACACGCTGACCGTCTATGTGTTCTCCAAGGTGCGCAGCGGCATCACGCCGACCATCAATGCACTGGCGCTGATCCTGATCAGCGTGACGCTCGCCTGCGCGATCTGCTATGAAATTTCTCGCCGGCGTTCCGAGAAACGCGCGGCCAGGACAGCTGAGTAGCGCAGAGTGGGGGGCGAGGTTTGTTGGCGACCTTCAGCGAAAACTTGACTGCTCCCCATGCCAGACGTGAGCTGCTTCGCCTTTCCCTGACCGATTCACGATGAGGATTCTGACGTGACCGATGGGCTCCGCATCGCTGTCGAGGAAGACCTGCCTTTTGTCGAGGCGATCGTCGAGGCCGCCTACTCTCACTATATCCCCATCATTGGCCAAAAGCCGGGGCCGATGGTCGACGACTATGCCGCGCTGATCGGCGATCGGCGGGTCCATGTGCTGCAAAGCGACGGGGTCATCAAAGGCGTCCTCGTGTTGATTCCCGAAGAGAACGCCATGCTCCTGGACAACATTGCCGTCATTCCCGCCGCCAAGGGGGCGGGCCTTGGCCGAGAGATGTTGATGTTCGCCGAGCAGTCGGCCCGAGACGCCGGCTACAAATCGATCCGGCTCTACACGCACGAGAAGATGACGCAAAATATCGCACTTTATTCTCGCATTGGTTATGTCGAGACGCACCGAGGCGAGGAGAAGGGGCTGCGCCGGGTCTACATGACCAAAGCGCTCGATTGAAATCGGCATCGGGAATGGCATCGGGCGGGGCAGGGATGGCCAGATGCCGCTGGGAAACACCGTCCCGCGATAGATAATCAGCACAACGGCATTTTGAAGGTTTGCTGGCTTCTTGCCGTACCTCTGCCGCTTGCGGTCCTTTTGGCCGGAGTCCTCTGCTGGAGGTGTCGGCTTTTTTGTCTCGCCCTGGAACAGGCCTGATCTTTTCGTCCAGTTGAAGGAGATATCTTTTCGACCTGTGTACCAGGTGCCTGAGGCACCTGGGGTGCCTCAGGTAGCGCCCGAAATCATATTCAGCGTCAAAAAAGCGAAGCGGGATTGCGCCGCAAATGCTCTTGTTGTACGAACGTTCAACAAGAGCATTTGCGGGTACCTGCCGTGGTACGAACCGAGTTTCCCGTTGCCGTCGAAACCGTCGATCCGCTGTGGATCACGCTGGCCGACGGCACCCGTATTGCCGCGACGCTGTGGCGTCCGCGCACCGAGGGCAAGGTGCCTGTCGTCGTCGAGATGGTGCCCTATCGCCGCCGTGACGGCACCGTTGCCCGCGACATCGACATCCATCCCTGGCTCGCCGGCCACGGCATTGCCTGCGCCCGCATAGACATTCGCGGCAGCGGCGATTCCGACGGTGACCTGGCCGACGAATATCTGCCGCGCGAACAGGAAGATGCCTGCGAGATCATCGCGCATCTCGCCGCACTTCCCTGGTGCAACGGCAATGTCGGCATGACCGGCATTTCCTGGGGCGGCTTCAACGCGCTGCAGGTCGCGGCGCGCCGGCCGCCGGCCCTGAAGGCGATCATCGCCAACTGCGCCACCGACGACCGCTACGCCGACGACATCCACTATATGGGCGGCGCGCTGCTGACCGAGCAGGAGATGTGGTCGAACTTCATGCTGGTGAAGAAGGCGATGGCGCCCGACCCGCAGATCGTCGGCGACGCCTGGCGCGCCATGTGGGAAAGCCGGCTTGCGGCGACGAGCTCGCTGTCGGAGGTCTGGCTCGCGCATCAGCGCCGCGACGATTACTGGCGGCAGGGCTCGGTCTGCGAGGATCATTCCGCGATCGAATGCGCCGTCATGGCCGTCTGCGGCTGGGAGGACAGCTATTCCAACTTCGTGCCGCGCCTGCTCGAGCATCTGCCGGGGCCTAAGCTCGGCATCGTCGGGCCTTGGTCACATGCCTATCCCTGCCGCGGCGCGCCGGGGCCGCTGATCGGCTATCTGCAGGAGGTGCTGCGCTGGTGGCGTCACTGGCTCGTCGGCGAAGACACCGGCATCATGAATGAGCCGCTCTACCGGGTCTGGGTGACGGGCGAGGAGCGGCCGCAGCCCTTCTATCTCCCCGACCATGCCGGAAGCTGGGCCGCCGAGGACCAATGGCCGTCGCCGCGCATCGAGCGCCGCGCGCTGCATCTGAACGCTGGCGGGTTGAGCAGTGAACCTGCACCGGGCGCGGTGCTTTCGGTACAATCGCCCGCCACCGCCGGGCGCGATTGCGGCCGCTGGGGCGGCTATGGCGGCTCCTGTCCTGATATGCCCATCGACCAGCGCCGCGAAGACGGCATGGCGCTGTGCTTCGACACGCCAGCGCTCGACGACGACCTGATCTTGCTCGGCGCGGTTGAACTTGACCTACTCGTCAGCGTCGACCAGCCGCATGTCAATCTCGCCGCCCGGCTCTGCGATGTCTATCCCGACGGCACCTCGGCGCTGATGACCTATGGCGTGCTCAATCTCAGCCACCGCGACAGCCACGAGCACCCGACGCCGTGTCCCGTGGGAACGCCATTTCGCGTCAAGCTCAAGCTCAACGATTTCGCCCGCACGGTGCCCAAGGGCCATCGCATCCGGCTGGCGCTGGCCAACCAGCATTGGCCGATCCTGTGGCCGCAGCCGCATTTGTCGACGCTGTCGGTCGTAACCGGCGACAGCGCGGTGATGCTGCCGATGCGCCCGCCGTCACCTCGCGATCGCGACGTCCGCTTCGAGCCGGCCGAAACCGCGCCGCCGGTTCCGACCACGACATTGGACGAGGGATTTGATCGCCGCATCGTCACCGACGATGTCGGCTCGGGCGTGCAGACCATCGCGTTGAATTCAGACCATGGACGCCGGCGCTATGACGATCGCGCCATCACTGTCTCCTCGGCCAACAGCGACACGATGAGCATCAGCAGTGACGACCCGCTATCGGCAAAACTCGTCACCGAATATCGCTGGGCGATTGCCAGCGGCGAGGCCGACACCGAAGTGATCGCCGTGACCGAACTGACGTCAGATGAAACGCATTTCAACCTGAGTTGGCGGCTCGAGGCGCGAGAACGGGGCACGCTCGTCCACAGCGCCTCGGCGACACGGCGCATCAGGCGCGATTTTGCCTGAGGGGAGGAGGAGACCATGCTCGCATATGCAGTGAAGCGCATCGGTCTCGGCCTCCTGATCCTCATCCTCGTCATGATCGCCATGTATGCGGCGGTCTTCCTGGTTCCCGGCGACCCGGCGACTGTCGCGCTCGGCCCGCGCGCCACGCCGGAACTGAAGCGGCTGCTGATCGAACGCATGGGGCTCGACCAGCCGGTGTGGTGGCAGATCATCGAATTCTTCCGCAACGCGCTGACCGGCAATCTCGGCTACGACGTCTGGTCGAACCGGCCGGTCTCGACGCTGGTGCTGGAGGCGCTGCCGAACACGCTGATCCTCGGCCTGACCGCGCTTGCCGTAGCTCTCCTCATCGGCGTGCCGCTCGGCTGCCTGTCGGTGATGCGGCGCGGCACGGCGGCCGATGCCGTCATCGGCGTGCTTTCGGTCGGCGTCATTGCCGTGCCGTCCTTCGTCGTCGCCATCTATTCGCTGCTGCTGTTTGCGGTCACGCTGCGCTGGCTGCCGGCGATCGGCGCCGGCGAGGCCGGCGACTTCGTCAGCCAGGCCAAGGCGCTGGTCATGCCGGCGGCGGCGATCGCGCTCGGCTGGATCGGCTACATCGCCCGCATGGTGCGCGCCTCGATGATGGAGGTGATGGGCGAGCCGCATATCCGCACGGCGCGCTCGTTTGGTCTGCCCGAGTGGAAGATCGTCTCCAAATACGCGTTGCGCATCGCCATCATCCCGACCATCTCGCTGGTCGCCGTCGGGCTCGGCAGCATCCTGTCCAGCGCCGTCTTCGTCGAGGCGGTGTTTGCTCGGCCCGGCATCGGCAAGCTGATCACCGACGCCGTCAATACCCGCAACTATCCGGTGGTCATGGGCACGGTGCTGATCATGACGGCCATCTATGTCTCCATCACCATTGCCGCCGATCTGCTGATCGCGCGGCTCGACCCGAGGGTGCGCGATGTCTTCCGTGGCTGAGGCCTCCCTGTCCACGCCCGATCGACAACGGTTCGCGCTGCTGCGCGCACTGCTTGCCGATCCGTTCACTTGCGTGGCGTTGATCCTGGTCACCGGCTTCCTCGTCACCGCTGTCTTCGCGCCGTTTCTGGCGCCCTATTCGCCGGTCAAGATCGACGTGCTGCACAAGCTGCAGCCACCATCGATGGAGCATTGGTTCGGCACCGATCATCTCGGCCGCGATCTCTTGTCGCGCGTTATCTATGGCGCGCGCACGGCGCTGACGATCGCCATCGTGTCGGTGGCGATTGCCGGCGCCATCGGACTGATCCTTGGTCTCATCGCCGGCTACGGCCCGCGCTGGCTCGACGCCATCCTGGTGCTCAGTTTCGACAGCCTGAATTCGCTGCCGATGATCATGTTCGCGCTCGCCATCATCACCGTGCTCGGCGCCGGCACCGGCACGCTGATCATCGTCATCGCCGCGACCTCATTCCCGAGCTATGCCCGGCTGATCCGGGCGCAGACGCTGGCGCTGAAGAACAGCGACTACATCCTCGCCGAGCGCCTGATCGATGCCAGTGCGGCGCGCATCATCTTCATCCATCTTCTGCCCAATGTGGTGGGACCGCTGATCATCCTTTTGTCGATGGACATTCCGGTCGTCATCATGGTCGAGGCTGGCCTGAGCTTCCTTGGCCTAGGTGTCCGGCCACCGACGCCATCCTGGGGCTCGATCCTCTATGACGGCTACACCTCGATCCGCTCGGCCCCCTTCATGGTCATCTTCGGAGGCCTGCCACTGGTGCTCGCCACGCTCGGCTTCACCTTTCTCGGTGAAGGCCTGCGCGACTATCTCGACCCACGGCTGCAATTGCGGAGGCCGGCATGAGCGGTTCACTCGCCGCCAGCGATCTCAGCGTCCGCTACGAGACGCCGCATGGCGCGGTGCATGCTCTGCGCCACGTCGACATCGAGGCGCATCCGGGCGAGGTCATCGGCATTGTCGGCGAGAGCGGCTGTGGCAAGTCCACGCTGGTCACCGCTCTGGCCAATCTGTTGCCGGCTAACGCCCGCGTCGACGGATCGATCCGTTACAACGGCGTAGACCTGGCCAAGCTCGACGCGCACCGCCAGCGCCTGCTGCGCGGCGACGAGATCGCGCTGGTCAGCCAGGATCCGATGACGGCGTTCAACCCGGTGCTGACCATCGGCGACCAGCTCGTCGATTTCCAGCACCACCGCAAGGACCTTGGCCGGGCGCAGAAGCGGGCGCGCATCGCCGCCATGCTTGGCCGCGTCGGCATCGCCGACGCCGAACGGCGCATGCAGAGCTATCCTCATGAACTCTCCGGCGGCATGCGCCAGCGCGTCGCCATTGCCGCCGCTTTGTTGACCGATCCCGGCCTGCTCATCGCCGACGAACCGACAACGGCGCTCGATGTCACCATGGAAGCGCAGATCATCCATCTGCTGCGCGAACTGCGGCGCGAGTATAACGGCATCATCATCGTCATCTCGCATCATCTCGGCGTCATCGCCGAACTCTGCGACCGGGTCTATGTCATGTATGCCGGCGAGGTGGTCGAAGGCGGCGAGGTCGACACCATCTTCCACGATGCGCGCCACCCCTATACCCAAGCGTTGCTCGCCTGCGACCCCGCCCGTTTCCATGAGCGGCTGGACAGGCTGCCGACCATTCCGGGCTCGTTGCCCAATTTGACCCAGCCGCCGTCGGGATGCGTCTACGCACCGCGCTGCGACCGCGCCTTCGCACCGTGCGGCTCCATTGCTCCACCGCTGGTGAAACTCGCCGATGCCCATGTCGCGCGCTGCCATGCGGTGACGCCATGAGCCCGCTGCTTGCCGTGGAAGACCTCTCTGTGAGCTTCGCTCGTGGCGGCTTGCTCAACCGGCTGATCAATCCGTTCCCGCTGCCCGGCTTCAACGTCATCGACGGCGTGACGCTGTCGCTGATGCCGGGCGAGACGCTCGGGCTGGTGGGCGAATCCGGCTCGGGCAAGACGACGCTGGCCCGCACCATCCTAGGCCTTATCAGGGCCGCCGCCGGCCGCATCATCTTCGAGGGTAGGGACGTGGCGACGCCTGCCGATTTCCGCGCCATGCGGCGGCGCTCGGCGATGATGTTCCAGGATCCGGTGGCATCGCTCAGCCCGCGCCTGCGCATAGGCACGCTGCTCACCGAACCGCAAATCATCCAGGGCCTGCCGATGCCGGATCGCCGCGCTGCCGCCAAGGCACTGCTGGCGCTGGTCGGGTTGCCGGCCTCCTTCGTCGACCGCTTTCCGCACGAGCTGTCGGGCGGACAGGCGCGCCGCGTTGGCGTTGCGCGGGCTTTGGCAATGAAGCCGCATCTTCTGCTCGCCGACGAGCCGACCGCAGGCCTCGATGTCTCGGTGCAGGGTGATGTGCTGAACCTCATCGGTGAACTGAAGCGCGAGCTCGGTTTCGCCGCCATGATCGTCACCCACAACCTGGCGATGATCCGCCATGTCAGCGATCGGCTGGCCATCATGTATCTGGGACGGCTGGTCGAGACGGGGCCGACGCAGGAGGTTTTCTCCGCGCCGATGCATCCCTATACCGCGACGCTGATACAGTCCGAGCCTATTCCCGATCCGCGCCGGCGCAGCCACAACCCTGCCGTCACCGGCGAGATCCCGAGCGTGTTCCGGCGGCCTTCGGGCTGCGAGTTTCACACGCGCTGCCCGATCGCGCGCGACCGTTGCAAGACCGAGGCGCCAGCCTATCGGCCGATGGGCGCCGATCGCATGGTGCGCTGCCATTTCCCGCTGGAGACAGGCGGGCAAGAACGGGAAGCCTTCTCACGTGCTTCCACAAATCAAAGGGGAAATTGACATGACAGAATGGTCCATCAACAGACGTGCATTCCTGAAAGCGGCCGGCGCACTAGGCGCCGGCGTGGCGATGAAGCCGGGCTTTGCCTGGTCGGCCGCCGGCGACACGTTGCGCATTCGCATGGAGGGCGATCTGCAGTGCCTCGATCCGGCCTTCATGAATGGCGGCATCGAGGATGTCATGATGCGCGGCATCTATGTCTCGCTCAACCATTTCGGCGACATCCGCAAGGGCTCGCCCTGGTCGCTGTGGGGCGCGGAAAAGCTTGAACAGAAAGACCCCAAGACCATCGCCTTCACGCTGATCGACGGGTTGAAATGGTCTGGTGGATTCGGCGCGGTCACCGCTGACGACGTAAAATTCTCGTTCGAGCGCATCGCCGACAAGGCGCTGGCATCGCCGTGGGCCTACCAGTTCGAGAAACTCGATCGCGTCGAGGTGGTCGATGCGCGCAACGGCATCATCCATCTGAAAGAACCCTACCAGCCGATCTTCGTCACCAGCCTGCCTTACTATGGCGGCCACATCATCAGCCGCGCCGGCACCGAGAAGGCGGGCGGCAAGTTCACCACGCAGCCGCCGGCGACCTGCGGTCCCTATCTCTTCTCGGACTGGCAGCAGAAGCAGAAGGTGACGCTGACCGCCAATCCGGATTGGCCGGGACCGAAGCCGGATTTCTCAAAGGTCGAAATCTATGTCGTGTCGGACGATCAGGCAGCGCAACTCGCCTACGAGGCCGATGCCTTCGACTACACCAAGATCGCGATTTCGGCGACCAAGGCGGTCAAGGCCAGCCCACCCGCCGACACGACCCTGATCGAGGCGCAATCGACCCGCTATGTCTGGTTGACCATCAACATGCTGAGCCCACGCCTCAAGGATTTGAAGGTCCGCCAGGCGGTGCAGTATGGCGTCGATGTCGGGCAGGTTCTCACCGGCGTTTATGACGACCTCACCAAGCGCTCCACCGGTGTCGTCCAGCCTGGCACGAAGTTCGCTCGTGCCAGCAATCTGATCGCGTCGCCCGACTATGAGAAGTCGATCGCGTTGCTTAAGGAAGCAGGTGTCGGCGATCTGTCGCTGACCTTGACAGTGATGAACGATTCCATCCGCACAGCCACAGCACAGATCATCCAGGCCAGTCTCGAACAGGCCGGCATCAACGTCGAAATCCAGCCTTATGACGAGGCTGCCTTCTGGGGCGTTGGCGACAAGACGCAGGGCGATGGCTACAAGAATATCGACCTGGCGCTGATGGATTTCGCCGGCGGCATCGATCCTTCCGAAAACCTGGTCTGGTTCCGCCCCGACCAGATCGGCGCCTACAATTGGTCCGGCTTCGACAGCCCCGAATTCGAGACCAGCTACCAGCAATTGGTGGCCGAAAGCGACGATACCAAGCGCATCGCGCTGTCCAACCGCATGGAGGATCTGATGGAGCAGTCCGGCGGTTTCGTCTTCATCTGCCACCAGCCGCTGGTCGCCATCCACAAGACGGCTTTCGAGCCGGTCATCTATCCCGATGGCCATCCCAATCCGGTGCTGTTCAAGAAGAAGGCGTGATCCCTTCCGTGGACAGGAAGGGCGCAATCGATTAGCTGAGGTCCATGACGGAAGCCCAACCAGACGGTGCAAAAAGGAAGCGCGGCGCGAAGAAGGCTCCGCCGCGCTTCAGCCGCGAACAGGCTGACGTGCGCCGCTCCATGCTGATCGAAGCGGCGACGCGCTGCCTGTCGGTCGGCGGTATCGGCGCCTTCACCATCGATCGCATCTGCAAGGAGGCTGGCGTCTCGCGCGGCCTCATCAACCACCATTTCGAAAGCCTCGACGGGCTGCTGGTCGAGGTCTACAAATCCTCGCTCTATGCCAGCGTCAACAACCAGATCGCCGAAGCCAAGCGCCGCCGCGCCGAAACATCGGACTGGTCGCCGCAGGCAGCCCTTGCCGCCCTGGTGCATTCCAACTTTTCACCGGAGTATTTCAGCCGCGAGAACCTGCTGATCTGGCTGTCGCTGTGGGGCGAGATCGCCGTCAATCCGCGCCTTAAGGCGGCGCACCGCGAACTCTACGATGCCTATCGGGCGGAGCTTGCCGAGGACATCGCCGCAGTCGCGGTGCCGCGCGGCAGGCACGTCGATGCTCCGGCGCTGGCCCGCAATTTCATCGCGCTTGTCGATGGGCTGTGGCTGGAGTGGTGTCTTGA
Protein-coding regions in this window:
- a CDS encoding ABC transporter permease yields the protein MLAYAVKRIGLGLLILILVMIAMYAAVFLVPGDPATVALGPRATPELKRLLIERMGLDQPVWWQIIEFFRNALTGNLGYDVWSNRPVSTLVLEALPNTLILGLTALAVALLIGVPLGCLSVMRRGTAADAVIGVLSVGVIAVPSFVVAIYSLLLFAVTLRWLPAIGAGEAGDFVSQAKALVMPAAAIALGWIGYIARMVRASMMEVMGEPHIRTARSFGLPEWKIVSKYALRIAIIPTISLVAVGLGSILSSAVFVEAVFARPGIGKLITDAVNTRNYPVVMGTVLIMTAIYVSITIAADLLIARLDPRVRDVFRG
- a CDS encoding ABC transporter permease — protein: MSQARRSDWLFHAYMVVFLLYMLLPLVVMGGAAFNDSRFPSVYPWVGFTDRWFVELWNDGRLWGAFRNTLFVALAVVGLSIPIGTAAAILINSLSGAARSVLYGLMVAPVLTPGAVIGISTLLFWNKFSVPAGLHLSVLGQVSYIAAFVMLLVLARLQSFDRQLEEAALDLGASHAQVLRRILLPHLYPAIGAGAAIAFFQSIENFNTTLFTRGTYDTLTVYVFSKVRSGITPTINALALILISVTLACAICYEISRRRSEKRAARTAE
- a CDS encoding ABC transporter substrate-binding protein: MTEWSINRRAFLKAAGALGAGVAMKPGFAWSAAGDTLRIRMEGDLQCLDPAFMNGGIEDVMMRGIYVSLNHFGDIRKGSPWSLWGAEKLEQKDPKTIAFTLIDGLKWSGGFGAVTADDVKFSFERIADKALASPWAYQFEKLDRVEVVDARNGIIHLKEPYQPIFVTSLPYYGGHIISRAGTEKAGGKFTTQPPATCGPYLFSDWQQKQKVTLTANPDWPGPKPDFSKVEIYVVSDDQAAQLAYEADAFDYTKIAISATKAVKASPPADTTLIEAQSTRYVWLTINMLSPRLKDLKVRQAVQYGVDVGQVLTGVYDDLTKRSTGVVQPGTKFARASNLIASPDYEKSIALLKEAGVGDLSLTLTVMNDSIRTATAQIIQASLEQAGINVEIQPYDEAAFWGVGDKTQGDGYKNIDLALMDFAGGIDPSENLVWFRPDQIGAYNWSGFDSPEFETSYQQLVAESDDTKRIALSNRMEDLMEQSGGFVFICHQPLVAIHKTAFEPVIYPDGHPNPVLFKKKA
- a CDS encoding TetR/AcrR family transcriptional regulator, giving the protein MTEAQPDGAKRKRGAKKAPPRFSREQADVRRSMLIEAATRCLSVGGIGAFTIDRICKEAGVSRGLINHHFESLDGLLVEVYKSSLYASVNNQIAEAKRRRAETSDWSPQAALAALVHSNFSPEYFSRENLLIWLSLWGEIAVNPRLKAAHRELYDAYRAELAEDIAAVAVPRGRHVDAPALARNFIALVDGLWLEWCLDESVVTPQGAEAAGFEMLEAQVGPLRGE
- a CDS encoding ABC transporter permease, which codes for MNDLLRRYGPVLSILFAALTAFWLLALVVLPDLYLFENSFRPYLPISEVGGPKDFYSFDNYLTFFHSPIHIQVFVWTIVYSTVVTVLCFVIAYPLAYYLSKVARSNLLPTLFLLILVPLWVSEVLRSFAWFIILALKGPLNILLLGIGVIDQPIRWLTGFRGVIIGLVYTYVLFMLFPLYNAIQSLDTNQIEAAEDLGSPWWRTHWRVILPHAKPGIASGSVMVFMLSAGSILVPTLLASTSSRWFTEIIQQWMFESQDWNTGSAYAFMLLLLCTIFVSVVMRLFRVKLSDIAK
- a CDS encoding GNAT family N-acetyltransferase, yielding MTDGLRIAVEEDLPFVEAIVEAAYSHYIPIIGQKPGPMVDDYAALIGDRRVHVLQSDGVIKGVLVLIPEENAMLLDNIAVIPAAKGAGLGREMLMFAEQSARDAGYKSIRLYTHEKMTQNIALYSRIGYVETHRGEEKGLRRVYMTKALD
- a CDS encoding CocE/NonD family hydrolase; this translates as MVRTEFPVAVETVDPLWITLADGTRIAATLWRPRTEGKVPVVVEMVPYRRRDGTVARDIDIHPWLAGHGIACARIDIRGSGDSDGDLADEYLPREQEDACEIIAHLAALPWCNGNVGMTGISWGGFNALQVAARRPPALKAIIANCATDDRYADDIHYMGGALLTEQEMWSNFMLVKKAMAPDPQIVGDAWRAMWESRLAATSSLSEVWLAHQRRDDYWRQGSVCEDHSAIECAVMAVCGWEDSYSNFVPRLLEHLPGPKLGIVGPWSHAYPCRGAPGPLIGYLQEVLRWWRHWLVGEDTGIMNEPLYRVWVTGEERPQPFYLPDHAGSWAAEDQWPSPRIERRALHLNAGGLSSEPAPGAVLSVQSPATAGRDCGRWGGYGGSCPDMPIDQRREDGMALCFDTPALDDDLILLGAVELDLLVSVDQPHVNLAARLCDVYPDGTSALMTYGVLNLSHRDSHEHPTPCPVGTPFRVKLKLNDFARTVPKGHRIRLALANQHWPILWPQPHLSTLSVVTGDSAVMLPMRPPSPRDRDVRFEPAETAPPVPTTTLDEGFDRRIVTDDVGSGVQTIALNSDHGRRRYDDRAITVSSANSDTMSISSDDPLSAKLVTEYRWAIASGEADTEVIAVTELTSDETHFNLSWRLEARERGTLVHSASATRRIRRDFA
- a CDS encoding ABC transporter permease, with protein sequence MSSVAEASLSTPDRQRFALLRALLADPFTCVALILVTGFLVTAVFAPFLAPYSPVKIDVLHKLQPPSMEHWFGTDHLGRDLLSRVIYGARTALTIAIVSVAIAGAIGLILGLIAGYGPRWLDAILVLSFDSLNSLPMIMFALAIITVLGAGTGTLIIVIAATSFPSYARLIRAQTLALKNSDYILAERLIDASAARIIFIHLLPNVVGPLIILLSMDIPVVIMVEAGLSFLGLGVRPPTPSWGSILYDGYTSIRSAPFMVIFGGLPLVLATLGFTFLGEGLRDYLDPRLQLRRPA
- a CDS encoding ABC transporter ATP-binding protein, whose product is MSGSLAASDLSVRYETPHGAVHALRHVDIEAHPGEVIGIVGESGCGKSTLVTALANLLPANARVDGSIRYNGVDLAKLDAHRQRLLRGDEIALVSQDPMTAFNPVLTIGDQLVDFQHHRKDLGRAQKRARIAAMLGRVGIADAERRMQSYPHELSGGMRQRVAIAAALLTDPGLLIADEPTTALDVTMEAQIIHLLRELRREYNGIIIVISHHLGVIAELCDRVYVMYAGEVVEGGEVDTIFHDARHPYTQALLACDPARFHERLDRLPTIPGSLPNLTQPPSGCVYAPRCDRAFAPCGSIAPPLVKLADAHVARCHAVTP
- a CDS encoding oligopeptide/dipeptide ABC transporter ATP-binding protein, translating into MSPLLAVEDLSVSFARGGLLNRLINPFPLPGFNVIDGVTLSLMPGETLGLVGESGSGKTTLARTILGLIRAAAGRIIFEGRDVATPADFRAMRRRSAMMFQDPVASLSPRLRIGTLLTEPQIIQGLPMPDRRAAAKALLALVGLPASFVDRFPHELSGGQARRVGVARALAMKPHLLLADEPTAGLDVSVQGDVLNLIGELKRELGFAAMIVTHNLAMIRHVSDRLAIMYLGRLVETGPTQEVFSAPMHPYTATLIQSEPIPDPRRRSHNPAVTGEIPSVFRRPSGCEFHTRCPIARDRCKTEAPAYRPMGADRMVRCHFPLETGGQEREAFSRASTNQRGN